In Eubalaena glacialis isolate mEubGla1 chromosome 4, mEubGla1.1.hap2.+ XY, whole genome shotgun sequence, one DNA window encodes the following:
- the CDKN2AIPNL gene encoding CDKN2AIP N-terminal-like protein isoform X1 has translation MVGGEAAAAVEELVSGVRQATDFAEQFRSYSESEKQWKARMEFILRHLPDYRDPPDGGGRLDQLLSLSMVWANHLFLGCSYNKDLLDKVMEMADGIEVEDLPQFTTRSELMKKDPITLPRISCLFFVLPSQPLWLSHL, from the exons ATGGTGGGTGGCGAGGCGGCAGCAGCCGTGGAGGAGCTGGTTTCGGGTGTGCGGCAGGCGACCGACTTCGCTGAGCAGTTCCGCTCCTACTCGGAGAGCGAGAAGCAATGGAAGGCCCGCATGGAATTCATCCTGCGCCACCTGCCCGACTACCGCGACCCGCCAGACGGCGGCGGCCGCCTGGACCAGCTGCTATCCCTCTCCATGGTCTGGGCCAACCACCTCTTCCTGGGTTGCAG TTACAACAAAGACCTTTTAGACAAGGTGATGGAAATGGCTGATGGGATTGAAGTGGAAGACCTGCCACAATTTACTACCAGAAGTGAATTAATGAAAAAG gatcccATTACTCTTCCCAGGATAAGCTGCCTGTTTTTCGTCTTACCTTCACAACCTCTGTGGCTATCTCACCTATAA
- the CDKN2AIPNL gene encoding CDKN2AIP N-terminal-like protein isoform X2: MVGGEAAAAVEELVSGVRQATDFAEQFRSYSESEKQWKARMEFILRHLPDYRDPPDGGGRLDQLLSLSMVWANHLFLGCSYNKDLLDKVMEMADGIEVEDLPQFTTRSELMKKHQS; this comes from the exons ATGGTGGGTGGCGAGGCGGCAGCAGCCGTGGAGGAGCTGGTTTCGGGTGTGCGGCAGGCGACCGACTTCGCTGAGCAGTTCCGCTCCTACTCGGAGAGCGAGAAGCAATGGAAGGCCCGCATGGAATTCATCCTGCGCCACCTGCCCGACTACCGCGACCCGCCAGACGGCGGCGGCCGCCTGGACCAGCTGCTATCCCTCTCCATGGTCTGGGCCAACCACCTCTTCCTGGGTTGCAG TTACAACAAAGACCTTTTAGACAAGGTGATGGAAATGGCTGATGGGATTGAAGTGGAAGACCTGCCACAATTTACTACCAGAAGTGAATTAATGAAAAAG caTCAAAGCTAA
- the CDKN2AIPNL gene encoding CDKN2AIP N-terminal-like protein isoform X3: MVGGEAAAAVEELVSGVRQATDFAEQFRSYSESEKQWKARMEFILRHLPDYRDPPDGGGRLDQLLSLSMVWANHLFLGCSYNKDLLDKVMEMADGIEVEDLPQFTTRSELMKKK, from the exons ATGGTGGGTGGCGAGGCGGCAGCAGCCGTGGAGGAGCTGGTTTCGGGTGTGCGGCAGGCGACCGACTTCGCTGAGCAGTTCCGCTCCTACTCGGAGAGCGAGAAGCAATGGAAGGCCCGCATGGAATTCATCCTGCGCCACCTGCCCGACTACCGCGACCCGCCAGACGGCGGCGGCCGCCTGGACCAGCTGCTATCCCTCTCCATGGTCTGGGCCAACCACCTCTTCCTGGGTTGCAG TTACAACAAAGACCTTTTAGACAAGGTGATGGAAATGGCTGATGGGATTGAAGTGGAAGACCTGCCACAATTTACTACCAGAAGTGAATTAATGAAAAAG aaatag